One window of Microbacterium sp. 1S1 genomic DNA carries:
- a CDS encoding F510_1955 family glycosylhydrolase codes for MNRHSPLPAFAIALAAVALTGCAVPQASGTNAVPPVIQHIHGVAADPRGEDLFIATHGGLFTLTPEGAITGPIGGHDFDAMGFTVLDDALFASGHPGTQTPAELGSPNLGVIRSDDFGESWSPIALTGSTDFHVLTAGPDGTLYGIASDGVDLLISTDDGLEWTRGATLAAADLAATGDGLYAAAEEGLLLSTDNGATFTPVADAPLLYTLDAKPNGSLAGVGTDGALWSQNTEGTWQRLDALQGAAQAFTAIDDERFIVVDDRGIVQITADDTTILAPAR; via the coding sequence ATGAACCGCCACTCGCCCCTACCCGCTTTCGCGATCGCTCTCGCAGCCGTCGCCCTCACCGGCTGCGCCGTGCCGCAGGCCTCCGGCACCAACGCGGTCCCCCCCGTTATCCAACACATTCACGGTGTTGCCGCTGACCCCCGCGGTGAGGACCTCTTCATAGCCACCCACGGAGGACTCTTCACCCTCACGCCCGAGGGTGCGATCACCGGCCCCATCGGAGGCCACGACTTCGACGCGATGGGCTTCACCGTCCTCGACGACGCCCTCTTCGCATCCGGTCACCCGGGCACACAGACACCCGCAGAGCTCGGCTCCCCGAACCTAGGTGTCATTCGTAGTGACGACTTCGGCGAATCGTGGTCACCGATCGCCCTCACTGGCAGTACGGACTTCCATGTCCTCACCGCCGGACCAGACGGCACTCTCTACGGGATCGCCTCCGATGGCGTCGATCTGCTCATCAGCACTGACGACGGTCTCGAATGGACCCGCGGCGCAACACTTGCCGCGGCAGACCTCGCCGCCACCGGCGACGGTCTCTACGCCGCCGCGGAAGAAGGACTGCTCCTCAGCACCGACAACGGCGCCACCTTCACCCCCGTCGCCGACGCCCCGCTGCTCTACACACTCGACGCCAAACCCAATGGCTCGCTCGCAGGAGTCGGAACCGATGGCGCCCTCTGGTCACAGAACACCGAAGGAACATGGCAACGCCTCGACGCGCTTCAAGGGGCCGCTCAGGCCTTCACCGCGATCGATGACGAACGCTTCATCGTTGTCGACGACCGCGGCATCGTCCAGATCACAGCCGACGACACAACCATCCTCGCCCCCGCCCGGTAG
- a CDS encoding DUF305 domain-containing protein produces MKTRFAATAALTLAAVLGLAGCAGNTSGGGDMPGMNHESSSSAPASADANDADIMFASMMKEHHAQAIDMSDMLLSKEGVDERVVALAEEIKAAQEPEIQKMDQWLEEWGADTSDMEGMDHGGGMMSEEDMQALEDATGADASRLFLEQMIQHHEGAVEMAQEEVDNGQNSDAIALAETIIEAQTTEIATMKDLLDTL; encoded by the coding sequence ATGAAGACCCGTTTTGCGGCGACCGCCGCACTCACCCTCGCCGCAGTGCTTGGACTCGCCGGCTGCGCCGGTAACACCTCGGGCGGCGGCGACATGCCCGGTATGAACCACGAAAGCAGCAGCTCCGCCCCGGCCTCCGCGGACGCCAATGACGCCGACATCATGTTCGCCAGCATGATGAAGGAGCACCACGCCCAGGCCATCGACATGTCCGACATGCTTCTCAGCAAGGAGGGCGTCGACGAACGTGTCGTCGCCCTTGCGGAAGAGATCAAGGCCGCGCAGGAGCCCGAAATCCAGAAGATGGACCAGTGGCTCGAAGAGTGGGGCGCTGACACTTCCGACATGGAGGGAATGGATCACGGCGGCGGCATGATGTCCGAAGAGGACATGCAGGCTCTCGAGGACGCCACCGGTGCGGACGCCAGCCGCCTGTTCCTCGAGCAGATGATTCAGCACCACGAGGGTGCCGTCGAGATGGCCCAAGAAGAGGTCGACAACGGCCAGAACAGCGACGCGATCGCTCTGGCCGAGACGATCATCGAGGCGCAGACCACGGAGATCGCCACGATGAAAGACCTCCTCGACACACTCTGA
- a CDS encoding TnsA-like heteromeric transposase endonuclease subunit, with translation MMKPAEIARMIARRRFSKESELHWVPRDHRSETGYANNTSFAPVDRSLGRLDWSVIDPMKVRVSKGASHFFTGSEYFWSRTRSHVWCESQFERDELMWLDYGGQAERVWSQPFGVVFGVRSPMAGHWHVPDFLLQMSDGSYAVRDVRPEELIDEYAQLQFDETARVSATLGWQYQVLSGHSLHATRVVEWLSASRHDRCRPPAAVKDRILEAATLGKTRRELCELASPDCPPLACAWIDNLAWRRLLELDLSAVFNSNTLLTTAHRERTDAIGV, from the coding sequence ATGATGAAGCCAGCTGAGATCGCACGGATGATCGCTCGTCGACGGTTCTCGAAAGAGTCGGAGCTGCACTGGGTGCCGCGTGATCATCGTTCGGAGACTGGCTATGCGAACAACACCTCGTTCGCACCGGTCGACCGAAGTCTCGGCCGTTTGGATTGGTCTGTCATCGACCCCATGAAGGTTCGAGTATCGAAGGGCGCCAGCCACTTCTTCACAGGATCTGAGTACTTCTGGAGTCGCACCCGCAGCCACGTGTGGTGTGAGTCTCAGTTCGAGCGCGACGAGTTGATGTGGCTCGATTATGGCGGACAGGCCGAAAGGGTGTGGTCGCAGCCGTTTGGCGTGGTGTTCGGCGTCCGCTCGCCGATGGCCGGTCATTGGCATGTGCCGGATTTCCTGTTGCAGATGTCGGACGGCTCTTATGCCGTTCGGGACGTGAGGCCAGAGGAACTCATCGACGAGTATGCGCAACTGCAGTTCGATGAGACGGCGCGAGTGTCGGCAACGCTCGGCTGGCAATATCAGGTGCTTTCCGGCCACAGCCTTCATGCGACCCGCGTGGTCGAATGGTTGTCGGCGTCGCGTCATGACCGCTGCAGGCCGCCTGCTGCCGTCAAGGACCGGATCCTCGAGGCGGCAACTCTCGGCAAGACTCGCCGGGAGTTATGCGAGCTGGCATCACCAGATTGCCCACCTCTTGCTTGCGCTTGGATTGACAACCTCGCCTGGCGCAGGCTGCTCGAGCTCGATCTGTCGGCGGTCTTCAACAGCAACACGCTACTGACTACCGCCCATCGGGAGAGAACGGACGCGATCGGTGTCTGA
- a CDS encoding Mu transposase C-terminal domain-containing protein — translation MSDEKKLKLGDTFDIDGESWVWVHIIPGLEVKLRSESAPDRHLIMSVDEFLLQAGTAQRDRIVSLRPDGDAWPTDVCDMEAHLLEAFTGKPMDPLASAPRAQYDPALTTQNARVDAKLLELKGTSLGRARSTFHLLWKTYQQGGAAGLNARMHRKGEQRLAISRADPRLVTIIDRFLDRQTDKSTSSKRRCAVLVRRALETTYPGDPLCEIKARTLQGYINERAAGRYSFDKATTRRNTDNSPKRQYYSGAAYQLGERCEIDSTKLDVLVWDENSEFRPTLTVLLDVASRVPLAWAIHADSPGGFDHALLLARAVIGRKAVPGSGAATLAGSATLPSDLMKQVNPFLTDDSLAVPWIFPRSITIDGGADFRSRTFRDACSAYGIHRELAPSRTPTVKPHVERNFGTLSTDFAAWLAGFVGNSVAHRAAKDDPTLTLDSLRLILDSWITNIYLNRPHRGLKSTSSPGRIFTPNQMYTELFAVGPGVPVPFGVEEYLALLPTERRMIGRAGIELHNRRYDSPHLEDLRNRSLTGAEPGSAKARKFPVSFDPYNANAVWVRHPETGVWIECWDIALREKTAPMVAEIDMKLLARYPDAAVDDPDRRREWIDRVESRERGDKRKRTQHKREQQRLKVEAQREPGPATTTPIPLRQWAKPIDISTIDWTSPDIHLAQAEELDS, via the coding sequence GTGTCTGACGAGAAGAAGCTGAAGCTCGGAGACACTTTCGACATTGACGGCGAGAGCTGGGTCTGGGTCCACATCATCCCTGGCCTAGAGGTGAAGCTCCGATCTGAGAGCGCACCCGATCGACACCTGATCATGTCCGTAGACGAGTTCCTGCTCCAGGCCGGAACAGCCCAACGGGATCGCATCGTATCTCTTCGGCCGGACGGGGATGCATGGCCGACCGACGTATGCGATATGGAAGCCCATCTCCTTGAGGCGTTCACTGGCAAGCCGATGGATCCGTTGGCCTCCGCTCCTCGGGCACAATATGACCCTGCACTGACAACTCAGAACGCACGTGTTGACGCGAAGCTGCTCGAGCTAAAAGGCACTTCACTTGGGCGAGCGCGCAGCACCTTTCACCTCCTGTGGAAGACGTACCAGCAAGGCGGTGCAGCCGGACTGAATGCCCGCATGCATCGCAAGGGCGAGCAGCGACTCGCCATCAGCCGGGCAGATCCACGGCTGGTGACGATCATCGATCGATTCCTCGATCGTCAGACGGACAAGTCGACGAGCAGCAAACGCCGGTGCGCTGTCTTGGTGAGGCGAGCGCTCGAGACCACCTACCCCGGCGATCCTTTATGTGAGATCAAGGCTCGCACCCTCCAGGGCTACATCAACGAGCGGGCTGCCGGCCGTTACAGCTTCGACAAAGCGACCACCCGGCGAAACACCGACAACAGCCCCAAGCGTCAGTACTACTCCGGGGCTGCCTATCAACTTGGGGAGCGATGCGAGATCGATTCAACGAAACTCGACGTTCTCGTCTGGGATGAGAACAGCGAGTTCCGGCCGACACTCACCGTGCTTCTCGATGTCGCAAGCCGGGTACCGCTCGCTTGGGCGATTCACGCGGACAGCCCCGGCGGATTCGACCATGCGCTCCTGCTCGCCCGGGCTGTCATCGGTCGCAAAGCCGTACCTGGTTCAGGAGCAGCCACCCTCGCAGGGTCAGCCACGTTGCCGTCCGACCTGATGAAGCAGGTGAACCCCTTCCTCACCGACGATTCTCTGGCCGTCCCATGGATCTTCCCGCGATCGATCACTATCGATGGTGGAGCAGATTTTCGGTCCCGCACGTTCAGAGATGCCTGCAGTGCGTACGGAATCCACAGGGAACTTGCCCCCTCCAGAACGCCGACGGTAAAACCACACGTTGAACGCAACTTCGGCACCCTCTCGACAGACTTCGCCGCATGGCTGGCCGGTTTCGTGGGGAACTCCGTCGCCCATCGGGCCGCCAAAGACGACCCCACCCTCACCCTGGATTCGCTTCGCCTCATCCTCGACAGCTGGATAACGAACATCTACCTGAACAGGCCCCACCGTGGCTTGAAGTCGACGAGCTCCCCGGGGCGCATCTTCACCCCGAATCAGATGTACACCGAACTGTTCGCTGTAGGACCCGGCGTCCCCGTGCCCTTCGGAGTTGAGGAGTACCTCGCGCTCTTGCCCACGGAACGGCGCATGATCGGTCGCGCAGGGATCGAACTCCACAATCGCCGCTATGACTCACCCCACCTGGAAGATCTCCGCAATCGCTCCCTCACGGGCGCTGAACCGGGATCCGCGAAAGCCAGGAAATTCCCAGTGAGCTTCGACCCTTACAACGCCAATGCCGTCTGGGTGCGTCACCCAGAAACCGGTGTGTGGATCGAGTGCTGGGACATCGCTCTACGGGAGAAGACAGCACCGATGGTCGCCGAGATCGACATGAAACTCCTTGCGCGATACCCCGACGCCGCAGTCGACGATCCAGACCGCCGCCGCGAGTGGATCGACCGCGTCGAAAGTCGCGAACGAGGAGACAAACGGAAACGCACCCAGCACAAGCGAGAGCAACAGCGCCTCAAGGTCGAAGCGCAACGTGAACCAGGCCCCGCGACAACGACACCGATCCCACTACGGCAATGGGCCAAACCCATCGACATCAGCACCATCGATTGGACATCCCCCGACATACATCTCGCCCAAGCAGAGGAGCTTGATTCATGA
- a CDS encoding metalloregulator ArsR/SmtB family transcription factor, with protein MNVTLTTTGDTCSPVATHAIGVDAATSVAATLKALSDPLRLRMLSAIASDPRGESCVCDLAELADVSQPTVSHHLKVLKDVDVLVSERRGTWVWYRINPNRRGAVTALLDSFAPATVSEPWSVERTDANTRPDFDARVTHLADELADEIPEIDADVVLTIVRESYTSLARTARVTSALIPLTERFARQRLADLTRDRDASVPQVLFVCVANAGRSQLAAALVNQISGGKVVARSAGSNPADVIHPHVRSLLTDIEGDIAADRYPKPLTDDAVRAADVVVTMGCGDVCPIIPGVRYDDWAVGDPALASREGVEAIRDDIAARVHVLVDDLLL; from the coding sequence ATGAACGTCACGCTGACGACCACCGGCGACACCTGCAGTCCCGTCGCCACCCACGCGATCGGCGTCGACGCCGCCACTTCGGTTGCGGCGACGCTGAAAGCGCTGTCCGACCCGCTCAGACTGCGCATGCTGTCCGCCATCGCCTCCGACCCCCGCGGAGAGTCGTGTGTGTGCGACCTGGCCGAACTCGCCGACGTCTCCCAGCCCACCGTCTCGCACCATCTGAAAGTCCTCAAAGACGTGGATGTCCTCGTCTCCGAGCGGCGCGGCACCTGGGTCTGGTACCGCATCAACCCGAACCGCCGCGGCGCGGTCACCGCACTCCTGGACTCGTTCGCGCCCGCGACCGTGAGTGAGCCGTGGAGCGTTGAGCGCACGGACGCAAACACACGACCCGACTTCGACGCGCGCGTGACTCATCTTGCTGACGAGCTCGCCGACGAGATCCCGGAGATCGACGCCGACGTGGTGCTCACCATCGTCCGCGAGTCGTACACGTCCCTTGCCCGCACTGCTCGCGTCACCTCTGCATTGATCCCCTTGACCGAGAGGTTCGCCCGGCAGCGCCTCGCTGACCTCACCAGGGACCGCGACGCCTCCGTCCCGCAGGTGCTGTTCGTGTGCGTTGCGAACGCCGGACGCTCCCAGCTCGCCGCAGCACTCGTGAATCAGATCAGCGGCGGTAAGGTCGTTGCACGTTCCGCAGGGTCGAATCCCGCGGACGTCATCCACCCCCACGTCCGATCGCTGCTCACGGACATCGAAGGTGACATTGCCGCTGACCGGTATCCCAAGCCGCTCACCGACGACGCGGTGCGTGCGGCAGATGTGGTTGTCACGATGGGCTGCGGGGACGTCTGCCCGATCATCCCCGGCGTTCGGTACGACGACTGGGCGGTGGGTGACCCCGCTCTCGCGTCTCGCGAAGGCGTCGAAGCGATCCGTGACGATATCGCCGCACGCGTCCATGTTCTCGTGGACGACCTTCTCCTCTAA
- a CDS encoding arsenate reductase ArsC, giving the protein MTDTTVKPSVLFVCVHNAGRSQMAAGFLREIAGDRIEVRSAGSMPADQINPTAVDAMQELGIDITAEQPKVLTTEAVQASDVVITMGCGDACPFFPGKRYEDWKLDDPAGQGIDAVRPIRDDIRGRIEQLVSELL; this is encoded by the coding sequence ATGACTGACACCACCGTTAAGCCTTCCGTCCTCTTCGTTTGCGTTCACAACGCCGGACGGTCGCAAATGGCGGCCGGGTTCCTTCGCGAGATCGCTGGCGACCGTATCGAAGTTCGCTCGGCCGGGTCCATGCCTGCGGATCAGATCAACCCCACCGCCGTCGACGCGATGCAGGAACTTGGTATCGACATCACCGCCGAGCAGCCCAAGGTCCTCACCACCGAGGCGGTGCAGGCCTCTGACGTCGTGATCACCATGGGGTGTGGCGACGCGTGCCCGTTCTTCCCCGGAAAGCGCTACGAAGACTGGAAGCTCGACGACCCCGCTGGTCAGGGCATCGACGCCGTGCGGCCCATCCGCGACGATATCCGTGGCCGCATCGAACAGCTGGTGAGCGAGCTCCTCTGA
- a CDS encoding zinc-ribbon domain-containing protein produces MISTQAWAKRPKWHHLETPRSYAQRQCRAAGVPFDFAERALTSRAQPNIHRVWIDDEAAARTVEATAGRPAGHYLRMKGLAQPDSTRAYPQRFLCRLCSAGETVEQIPHDRENFCLRHPGQMVWVGPGTEPDTQVIVPFDPTLRNAELSFRRLVATGRVTTQLHGQVWAMVRDNDTLSAQNAETGQNPSLMSAVREIDRRAHLYRATVRVLQILSNRAHSARWRTQSAADLRLDITATLGLTNSDILVERVILWLRPLRRHTIPTKFRPLEAALDTVDVPRILDTTANYPLWILRHPKAISEWDWDRNPPTRDPWSGVDVSHKAWWLCEEGHSWEASPHVRGSAETNCEYCIGMDFWPGHTDLGTLRPDIAAEWDTTPGANRGDPHHVSATSARKINWRCTAHEHTWPAQVRSRTTQESRCPYCSGSRAIPGETDLATLHPGLAAEWDHELNDSSITPETVTPGSDRVVWWHGPCDHSWDAAVGDRCSGHGCPYCSNQRTLAGFNDLATTHPQLAEQWDRANSKTPSEVTAGSDYPAVWRCALSHTWELPVWGRTKDKTGCPVCANRVVLAGFNDLGTLDPHLASEWDHKAGANDRTPSEVTVSSSYEAQWRCAENHTWPATVANRHAGSGCPSCSGRVAIPGATDLATLRPDIAAQWDPSNDCSPNQVTVSSHVKVSWICHRNHSWPATVKNRTSGCGCPYCAGKLPIPGETDLATLRPDLAAQWDASNALSPTEVTVGSGRKVTWHCACGYTWPSRVQTRTRRPHARCPDCRK; encoded by the coding sequence ATGATCAGCACGCAGGCGTGGGCGAAACGACCCAAGTGGCATCATCTTGAGACGCCACGCTCCTACGCGCAGCGGCAATGCCGCGCCGCAGGAGTACCGTTCGACTTCGCCGAAAGGGCACTGACCAGCCGAGCGCAACCGAACATCCACCGCGTCTGGATTGACGACGAAGCGGCCGCTCGGACGGTCGAGGCGACGGCGGGGCGCCCAGCCGGTCATTACCTCCGCATGAAAGGTCTAGCGCAACCGGACTCCACACGGGCCTACCCGCAGCGCTTCCTGTGCCGCCTATGCAGTGCCGGGGAGACGGTCGAGCAGATTCCCCACGATCGGGAGAACTTCTGTCTCCGACACCCGGGGCAGATGGTGTGGGTCGGTCCCGGAACCGAACCCGATACCCAGGTGATCGTTCCCTTCGATCCCACGCTTCGGAACGCGGAACTCTCTTTCCGTCGACTCGTCGCCACTGGTCGGGTCACCACGCAACTGCACGGTCAAGTGTGGGCCATGGTGCGCGACAACGACACGCTCTCCGCCCAGAACGCAGAGACCGGGCAGAATCCGTCCTTGATGAGCGCGGTACGCGAGATCGATCGCCGCGCACATCTGTACCGCGCGACGGTGCGCGTCCTGCAGATCCTGTCCAATCGTGCACACTCCGCACGATGGCGCACTCAGTCGGCGGCAGATCTACGACTCGACATCACCGCAACGTTGGGCCTCACCAACAGCGACATCCTCGTCGAACGCGTGATTCTCTGGCTCCGCCCCCTCCGCCGCCACACCATCCCCACGAAATTCCGCCCCCTGGAAGCCGCCCTCGACACCGTCGACGTCCCCCGCATCCTCGACACCACCGCCAACTACCCGCTGTGGATCCTCCGCCACCCGAAAGCCATCTCCGAATGGGACTGGGATCGCAACCCGCCCACCCGCGACCCCTGGTCCGGAGTCGACGTCTCCCACAAAGCCTGGTGGTTGTGCGAGGAGGGGCACTCCTGGGAAGCAAGCCCCCACGTGCGAGGCTCTGCCGAGACCAACTGCGAATATTGCATCGGCATGGACTTCTGGCCGGGACACACCGACCTCGGCACCCTGCGGCCAGACATCGCCGCGGAATGGGACACCACCCCAGGAGCCAACCGTGGGGACCCCCATCACGTGAGCGCCACCTCCGCCCGGAAAATCAACTGGAGGTGTACTGCTCACGAGCACACCTGGCCCGCCCAGGTGCGCTCCCGCACCACGCAAGAAAGCAGATGCCCCTATTGCAGCGGTAGCCGGGCGATACCGGGTGAAACAGATTTAGCCACCCTTCACCCCGGCCTCGCAGCAGAGTGGGATCACGAACTCAACGACAGCTCCATCACCCCGGAGACAGTCACCCCCGGATCCGACCGCGTCGTCTGGTGGCACGGCCCCTGCGACCACAGCTGGGACGCGGCTGTCGGCGACCGTTGCTCAGGACACGGGTGCCCGTACTGCTCCAATCAACGCACCCTCGCCGGTTTCAACGACCTCGCCACCACCCACCCTCAACTCGCCGAACAATGGGACCGCGCGAACTCCAAGACTCCGAGCGAGGTCACCGCGGGTTCGGATTACCCCGCAGTATGGCGTTGCGCGCTGAGTCACACGTGGGAGCTTCCCGTCTGGGGTCGCACGAAGGACAAGACGGGATGCCCCGTCTGCGCGAATCGCGTCGTCCTCGCGGGATTCAACGACTTAGGAACTCTCGACCCTCATCTGGCTTCGGAATGGGACCACAAAGCGGGGGCGAACGACCGAACACCCTCCGAAGTGACCGTCAGTAGCTCCTATGAAGCCCAGTGGCGCTGCGCTGAGAATCACACGTGGCCAGCGACCGTCGCCAACCGACACGCGGGCTCGGGGTGCCCCTCATGCTCCGGCCGGGTCGCTATCCCGGGAGCCACTGACCTCGCGACACTGCGGCCCGACATCGCCGCACAGTGGGATCCCAGCAACGACTGCTCCCCAAATCAGGTCACGGTCTCCTCCCACGTGAAAGTGTCGTGGATCTGCCACCGCAATCACTCGTGGCCCGCGACAGTCAAAAACCGGACGTCCGGCTGCGGCTGCCCGTACTGCGCAGGAAAGCTACCCATCCCAGGGGAGACTGACCTTGCAACCCTGCGACCCGATCTCGCAGCGCAGTGGGATGCCTCTAACGCCCTCTCACCCACCGAGGTCACTGTCGGATCGGGGAGAAAAGTCACCTGGCACTGTGCCTGCGGGTATACGTGGCCATCGAGAGTTCAGACCAGAACCCGCAGGCCTCACGCCCGCTGCCCCGACTGCCGGAAATAG
- a CDS encoding DUF6153 family protein — MTIARRVQDQRTLTRTLLTVVAVAFSVIFGLLAMHSMNTHTMPSGHSETIAVAPAHADAHPAHASGDAAAVVEAGCATCSDDHGMAWMACVLALLIVVVLLARPSAWWRAVAHSLGTPVSRLHLRDALHPLRPPSLTVLCISRT; from the coding sequence ATGACGATCGCACGGCGCGTGCAAGACCAGCGCACCCTCACCCGCACCCTCCTGACCGTCGTCGCCGTCGCCTTTTCCGTGATCTTCGGGCTTCTGGCGATGCACTCGATGAACACGCACACCATGCCCTCCGGGCACAGTGAGACCATCGCCGTCGCACCCGCGCATGCCGACGCTCACCCCGCGCACGCCTCAGGCGACGCCGCAGCGGTGGTCGAGGCGGGGTGCGCCACGTGTTCTGACGATCACGGCATGGCGTGGATGGCCTGCGTTCTCGCGCTCCTCATTGTCGTCGTGCTGCTCGCCCGGCCGTCCGCCTGGTGGCGAGCCGTCGCGCACTCCCTGGGAACGCCCGTGTCCCGCCTACACCTCCGGGATGCGCTGCATCCGCTGCGGCCTCCGTCTCTCACCGTTCTCTGCATCAGTCGCACGTGA
- a CDS encoding TniB family NTP-binding protein yields MKITPLVLHHDRKTSLAGLREAFDAEPASPPKITFRQYTDLDSEARELYDQAREDFLRLTLRVKTREQTVCARILEDLIRINPRLKNSRRGLMISAPMFSGKTELALLLARSVERRHAAQHPDYLRDGDAPVVWVEMTEHSTGKALLAQIVEFLAPTIVLPKQIATDRLRKLAVEALHRHGTKLLVIDEAHKLGGTEPSSVIKALQNESCATVVLVGINLDQAFKTGDGLQVSARCDFVTLDKIDPAVQEDFEQWIKWVATFDSFLPLCGHAHGLLTRNAGTLVHAADGKLAVLAMIVDRLVASILRDESRTSETVTRERLFGVLDTLRRTTLNTHNVTLDDLVDAA; encoded by the coding sequence ATGAAGATCACCCCACTCGTCCTCCACCATGACCGCAAGACCAGCCTTGCAGGGCTTCGAGAAGCATTCGACGCCGAGCCCGCATCCCCGCCGAAGATCACCTTCCGTCAGTACACAGATCTGGACAGTGAAGCACGAGAGCTATACGACCAAGCTCGCGAAGACTTTCTCCGACTGACGCTGAGGGTGAAGACACGCGAGCAAACGGTCTGCGCTCGCATTCTGGAGGACCTCATCCGGATCAACCCTCGGCTGAAGAACTCGCGGCGCGGGCTGATGATATCCGCGCCGATGTTCTCCGGCAAGACAGAGCTCGCTCTCCTGTTGGCTCGATCCGTAGAACGAAGACACGCAGCCCAACACCCCGACTACCTCAGAGACGGAGACGCACCGGTCGTCTGGGTGGAGATGACCGAACACTCGACCGGGAAAGCTCTCCTTGCCCAGATCGTGGAGTTTCTCGCCCCCACCATCGTTCTCCCCAAACAGATCGCCACCGACAGGCTGCGGAAGCTTGCCGTCGAAGCCCTCCACCGTCACGGCACGAAGCTGCTCGTGATCGACGAAGCGCACAAGCTCGGCGGGACTGAACCCTCCAGTGTCATTAAAGCCCTCCAGAACGAGTCCTGTGCGACCGTCGTCCTGGTTGGAATCAATCTCGACCAAGCATTCAAGACGGGCGACGGCCTGCAAGTCAGCGCACGCTGCGACTTCGTCACACTCGACAAGATCGACCCCGCCGTCCAAGAGGACTTCGAACAATGGATCAAATGGGTCGCCACCTTCGACAGCTTCCTACCGCTATGCGGGCACGCCCACGGCCTTCTCACCCGCAACGCCGGCACGCTAGTCCACGCCGCCGACGGGAAACTCGCCGTTCTCGCGATGATCGTGGACCGCCTCGTCGCGTCCATCTTGCGCGACGAATCGCGCACCTCGGAGACCGTAACCCGCGAGCGACTCTTCGGGGTTCTCGATACTCTCCGGCGCACCACGCTCAACACACACAACGTCACCCTGGACGACCTGGTGGACGCCGCATGA
- a CDS encoding RNA polymerase sigma factor: MTGNDEPEGHSSPDRVPTLIAWATDQAWLAEADRDRAEERFDRLAGDRELATALQASGYRGRNYDLFANEIAKYGWAVIRGWIYKGQIRGEVKRKSFGALEPEPRPGSMIEEAESLADETIVLALTAFRDKVLVPGKWDPAKGASLRTFFVGQCLLQFSNVYKRWRREELRSYAEPQAPPPAAAWADDFEEGPSTSAAPDASEAAHIKDELRRAFGSIKDERVRSAFYLNVTHGFTHAEIGEKLGMTAKAVESAIARARQQVRQNRESA; encoded by the coding sequence ATGACCGGTAACGACGAGCCCGAAGGGCATTCGTCCCCCGATCGCGTTCCTACTCTCATCGCGTGGGCAACGGATCAGGCCTGGCTGGCCGAGGCAGACCGCGATCGCGCCGAGGAACGTTTCGACCGGCTCGCTGGAGACCGCGAACTCGCGACCGCACTCCAGGCCAGCGGATACCGTGGCCGGAACTACGATCTGTTCGCGAATGAGATCGCGAAGTACGGGTGGGCTGTCATCCGCGGGTGGATCTACAAAGGGCAGATTCGTGGCGAGGTGAAGCGAAAAAGCTTCGGCGCACTGGAGCCTGAGCCCCGCCCGGGCTCGATGATCGAAGAGGCCGAGAGCCTGGCGGATGAGACGATCGTGCTCGCCCTCACCGCGTTCCGAGACAAGGTGCTCGTCCCGGGCAAGTGGGACCCCGCCAAGGGAGCTTCCCTGCGCACGTTCTTCGTGGGCCAGTGCCTTCTGCAGTTCAGCAACGTCTACAAGCGTTGGCGTCGAGAAGAGCTGCGTTCATATGCGGAGCCGCAGGCTCCGCCGCCCGCAGCGGCCTGGGCCGACGACTTCGAGGAGGGTCCGTCGACGTCGGCTGCTCCCGACGCGAGCGAGGCGGCGCACATCAAGGACGAGCTGCGTCGTGCATTCGGGAGCATCAAGGACGAGCGTGTCCGCTCAGCCTTTTATCTGAACGTGACGCATGGCTTCACGCACGCGGAGATCGGCGAGAAGCTTGGCATGACCGCGAAAGCGGTGGAGTCGGCGATCGCGCGCGCACGTCAGCAAGTACGACAGAACCGGGAGTCCGCATGA